One window of the Salvia miltiorrhiza cultivar Shanhuang (shh) chromosome 6, IMPLAD_Smil_shh, whole genome shotgun sequence genome contains the following:
- the LOC130987459 gene encoding glucose-6-phosphate 1-dehydrogenase, cytoplasmic isoform-like produces the protein MAANGEWHCEKRAFSKIESFSQEKENNVTETGCLSIIVLGASGDLAKKKTFPALFNLYQQGFLQLNDVHIFGYSRTKLFDDELKERIRGYLPVGNKVSCNVSEFLQLIKYVSGAYDSREGFQELDKAISEHETSKKSTQGTCRRLFYLALPPSVYPQVCKMIKAYCTNQSDVGGWTRVVVEKPFGKDLASAEELSSQIGELFDEPQIYRIDHYLGKELVQNLLVLRFANRFFLPLWNRDNIANVQIVFREDFGTEGRGGYFDQYGIIRDIIQNHLLQVFCLVAMEKPVSTKPEHIRDEKVKVLQSVNPIVDEDVVLGQYRGYRDDPTVPDDSNTPTFATVILHIHNERWEGVPFILKAGKALNSRKAEIRVQFKDVPGDIFKCSKQGRNELVIRLQPSEAIYMKLTVKQPGLEMAATQSELDLSYRQRYQGIVIPEAYERLILDTIKGDQQHFVRRDELKAAWEIFTPLVQRIESGNLQAIEYEAGSRGPDEADQLLEKAGYVQTHGYIWIPPTL, from the exons ATGGCAGCAAATGGTGAATGGCATTGTGAGAAGAGGGCCTTCTCCAAAATTGAGTCTTTTTCacaagagaaagaaaataatgtGACTGAAACTGGATGCCTTTCGATTATCGTTCTTGGCGCTTCTGGTGACCTTGCTAAGAAGAAGACATTTCCTGCTCTTTTCAATCTTTACCAGCAG ggaTTTTTGCAATTGAATGATGTTCACATCTTTGGCTATTCAAGAACCAAACTTTTTGATGATGAATTGAAAGAGAGAATTAGAGG GTATCTTCCCGTTGGGAACAAAGTCAGTTGCAATGTTTCAGAATTTCTACAGCTG ATTAAATACGTGAGTGGCGCCTATGATTCCCGGGAGGGATTTCAAGAATTAGACAAGGCGATATCTGAGCACGAAACATCAAAGAAGAGCACACAAGGAACGTGCAGGAGGCTTTTCTACCTTGCTCTTCCTCCATCGGTATATCCACAAGTCTGCAAAATGATCAAGGCCTACTGCACAAACCAAT CTGATGTTGGTGGATGGACTCGTGTGGTGGTTGAGAAGCCGTTTGGCAAGGATTTAGCTTCGGCTGAGGAGCTGAGTTCCCAGATAGGAGAATTATTCGATGAGCCACAGATTTATCGTATTGATCATTATTTGGGAAAGGAATTAGTGCAGAACTTG CTGGTGCTTCGTTTTGCAAATCGCTTCTTTTTACCTCTTTGGAATCGAGACAACATTGCCAACGTACAG ATTGTGTTTAGAGAAGATTTTGGAACTGAAGGCCGCGGAGGTTATTTTGATCAATACGG GATTATCCGAGACATTATCCAAAACCATCTATTGCAA GTGTTTTGCCTCGTTGCTATGGAGAAGCCCGTCTCTACGAAGCCTGAGCATATTCGTGATGAGAAAGTGAAG GTTCTTCAATCAGTTAACCCTATAGTAGATGAAGACGTTGTGCTTGGCCAGTATCGAGGCTACAGGGATGATCCAACGGTTCCAGACGACTCAAACACCCCGACTTTTGCAACAGTGATTCTACACATACACAATGAGAGATGGGAAG GCGTGCCCTTTATACTCAAGGCGGGGAAAGCTTTGAACTCGAGGAAGGCAGAGATTCGGGTTCAGTTCAAGGACGTGCCAGGCGACATATTCAAGT GTTCAAAGCaaggaaggaatgagttggtgaTCCGTCTGCAGCCTTCAGAGGCCATATACATGAAGCTAACT GTGAAGCAGCCCGGCTTGGAGATGGCGGCTACTCAGAGTGAGCTCGACTTGTCCTACAGGCAACGGTACCAAGGCATTGTCATCCCTGAGGCGTACGAACGCCTCATTCTTGATAC AATAAAGGGTGATCAGCAGCATTTCGTGCGGAGAGATGAGTTGAAG GCTGCCTGGGAGATTTTCACGCCTCTTGTGCAGCGGATAGAGTCGGGCAATCTGCAGGCAATAGAATATGAAGCGGGCAGCCGGGGGCCGGACGAGGCAGACCAGCTGCTTGAGAAGGCTGGTTATGTGCAAACGCACGGCTACATATGGATTCCTCCAACCTTGTGA
- the LOC130990635 gene encoding protein FAR1-RELATED SEQUENCE 5-like, whose protein sequence is MPNHHLLIILAIGLRWGCSLDMLKTFLMFVLDEASSIRVSLMRLVASSSEKIGADVKSEFLHETEDVANEVGHSTAVELEAVELEAKLAPGCLVDGLDEAFLLYCDYAKHTGFSVRKGNQERFSKTKEVRMKTFVCSCRGLTPTTHIEGRLAVYKKHSSRCNCQALLRIARVEGGPWKVTTFIKDHNHELFPKDQAYLLSSSRHISHTKKSMLEALHSAGIPISRACRFMENEAGGPENTGFIRRDVYHHMDNVRRKSKMADGVSIAFMQYFVDKSNKEPFFYWNMQKDDEGRLMNFFYRDSRSALDYEYFGDVLFVDTTYKTNKYDLICAPFVGINHHLKNCMFGMAFLLDETTETFEWLFLTFLESMNAKEPEVVFSDQCQALMNGIDGQFKAASHRLCQWHINQNAPSHFGSLNGNNDFKRAWHHCMNWCESEEEFESLWKKMIEDYGLAEHMWFGSMYKLRKRWALVFINSRFSAGLHATSRSEVTNKVLKDLCASSGSLFDFVQKYEQIQKDWRVKERATDALCIGTPGQFVEHNPLVMAAAKHFTRAVFVSYEFEANHSLNVSIIGNPTVDDVQQLRFVVKTTTNPLRSRFVIFHRTSHEASCSCRLWETSDILCRHIFRIYYHMNVQSIPKKYLLRRFSKDAKTGIGLAVGEGNTSHTHCHISLPNSAMNSHIMRGMYELLNDDKLDETSRQIIVHKFDELQKEI, encoded by the exons ATGCCAAACCATCATCTCTTGATCATCTTGGCAATAGGTCTGAGATGGGGATGCAGTCTTGACATGCTCAAAACGTTCTTGATGTTCGTATTGGATGAGGCATCATCCATCAGGGTATCTCTCATGAGATTGGTGGCTTCTTCATCTGAGAAGATTGGAGCAG ACGTTAAATCTGAATTTCTCCATGAGACTGAAGATGTGGCCAATGAAGTTGGTCATTCAACTGCTGTAGAGTTGGAGGCTGTAGAGTTGGAGGCGAAATTAGCACCTGGATGTTTAGTTGATGGTCTCGATGAAGCATTTTTGTTGTATTGTGACTATGCGAAACACACTGGATTCAGTGTAAGGAAAGGGAACCAAGAGCGTTTCAGCAAGACAAAAGAGGTACGTATGAAAACATTTGTATGTTCTTGTCGCGGTTTGACACCTACTACTCATATTGAAGGCCGTTTGGCAGTATATAAGAAACATAGCAGTAGGTGCAATTGTCAAGCTCTTTTGAGGATTGCCCGTGTTGAAGGAGGGCCGTGGAAGGTAACGACATTCATTAAAGATCACAACCATGAGTTATTTCCCAAGGATCAAGCCTATTTGCTCAGTTCTTCTCGTCATATATCGCATACTAAGAAGTCTATGTTGGAGGCTTTGCATTCTGCCGGCATACCAATAAGCCGTGCCTGTCGTTTCATGGAAAATGAAGCCGGCGGCCCTGAAAATACCGGATTTATTCGTAGAGATGTCTACCATCATATGGACAATGTTAGAAGAAAGTCGAAGATGGCGGATGGAGTTTCCATAGCCTTTATGCAATACTTTGTAGACAAGTCTAACAAAGAGCCCTTTTTCTACTGGAATATGCAAAAGGATGACGAGGGACGACTTATGAATTTCTTCTACCGTGACTCTCGTAGTGCCCTTGATTACGAGTATTTTGGTGATGTGCTATTTGTTGACACAACCTACAAGACGAACAAATATGATCTTATTTGTGCTCCTTTTGTAG GTATTAATCATCATTTGAAAAATTGTATGTTCGGAATGGCTTTCCTTTTAGATGAGACGACTGAGACATTTGAATGGTtatttttgacatttttagagTCAATGAATGCAAAGGAACCGGAAGTGGTATTCTCCGATCAATGTCAAGCTTTAATGAATGGTATTGATGGTCAATTCAAAGCTGCGAGCCATCGCCTATGCCAATGGCATATCAATCAAAATGCCCCTTCTCACTTTGGTTCCTTGAATGGTAACAATGACTTCAAAAGAGCATGGCATCATTGTATGAATTGGTGCGAGAGTGAAGAAGAATTCGAAAGCTTGTGGAAGAAAATGATTGAAGATTATGGGTTGGCTGAGCATATGTGGTTTGGAAGTATGTACAAATTGCGCAAGAGATGGGCTTTAGTTTTCATCAATTCTCGCTTTTCTGCTGGACTGCATGCTACTTCACGTAGCGAAGTAACGAATAAGGTTTTGAAGGATTTGTGTGCCAGCAGTGGTtcgttatttgattttgttcaaaaatatgaacaaattCAAAAGGATTGGCGAGTGAAAGAAAGAGCTACTGATGCTTTATGTATCGGGACCCCCGGTCAATTTGTTGAGCATAACCCGTTGGTGATGGCTGCTGCAAAACATTTCACGCGAGCTGTGTTTGTGTCTTATGAGTTCGAGGCAAATCATTCCTTGAATGTGAGCATAATTGGAAATCCGACTGTGGACGACGTGCAACAGTTGCGCTTTGTTGTCAAAACGACAACAAATCCATTGCGTAGTAGATTTGTTATATTCCATCGAACTTCTCATGAAGCCTCATGTAGCTGCCGTTTGTGGGAAACTAGTGACATCTTGTGTCGCCATATTTTTCGAATATATTATCATATGAATGTGCAAAGTATACCGAAGAAATATTTGTTGCGGAGGTTCTCAAAGGATGCTAAAACAGGCATTGGACTAGCTGTCGGAGAAGGGAATACTAGTCACACTCATTGTCATATTTCGTTGCCTAATTCAGCCATGAACAGCCACATCATGCGTGGGATGTACGAGCTCTTGAACGATGATAAATTGGATGAAACTTCTCGTCAAATAATTGTCCACAAATTCGATGAGCTacaaaaagaaatttaa